In a single window of the Anguilla rostrata isolate EN2019 chromosome 4, ASM1855537v3, whole genome shotgun sequence genome:
- the LOC135254169 gene encoding WD repeat-containing protein 97-like has protein sequence MSTEYQQNGTDDETSSEKVKRGGVGPSVLTHGLQHLQHFPSGDAPVRHMTHGEGPAAAVLSLHGGGVARAYRPEDGRLRAALRPPVDFAGLTGTGLAGRVAGWGPGARLALLDGELRPLARAADPPDVRACRASERTLELVTAGEGNVCVWCLHHLLCKVRVLEGLGPRDVFTLLALAPPAAGRHHRAYAACGTAVALVDLTEGRLLERRRSLHLREITSMVHCPLLDCLVTASRDTSIRVWGPDWALLIAFVSHTDVVTSLTSCPLSGLIISASLDGTLRCWSLEEGDQVQMVHVEGGAPPLGLGGPGAGGTFYSFSERGVDFWGMNSLCHLHCRLGADGHHSGHRGGPLRQVVVPPSPPPFPPRALCVSGGGSLALVAVETGAVLSSFAPGAGRRVRGADYCPHRETLLVLTEEGAVLRASALTNPAAALDDWRGAWEEPWPEGKHVGGDGDGRQPPRPGPASCLALYSAVTDHKEALEDWQALRGLEDLRAVKRRSRLDARNWFLVMLGQERGCVSVLKWNSGEVLHRAPAHSGQNVTALLADPGNGYLFSAGEDRTVQVWKVCPLAPDCLSPHLSLPCGQPPVRLTSLGPLLALALQEPHSATYCLLHVCLETQSTTEHPPSQDHLDCITGLCACPQLGVLASSSRDGTIRIWDDENRLLRILQLNAEPECLAYCRQSGDLLLGIRGDLYRIPKTQLLPCRPYLTGTGDLLLDRGTYR, from the exons ATGTCCACCGAGTACCAGCAAAACGGGACGGACGACGAGACTAGCAGCGAAAAG gtgaAACGCGGCGGTGTCGGGCCCAGCGTCCTCACGCACGGCCTGCAGCACCTGCAGCACTTCCCCAGCGGCGACGCCCCCGTGCGTCACATGACCCACGGCGAGGGCCCGGCGGCGGCCGTCCTCAGCCTGCACggcgggggcgtggccagggccTACCGCCCGGAGGACGGGCGTCTGCGCgccgccctccgcccccccgtcGACTTCGCGGGCCTGACCGGGACGGGGCTGGCGGGACGGGTCGCCGGctggggccccggggcccggctGGCCCTGCTGGACGGCGAGCTGCGGCCCCTGGCCCGCGCCGCGGACCCCCCGGACGTGCGGGCCTGCCGGGCCTCGGAGCGGACGCTGGAGCTGGTGAcggcgggggaggggaacgTCTGCGTGTGGTGCCTGCACCACCTGCTCTGCAAGGTGCGGGTGCTGGAGGGGCTGGGCCCCCGGGACGTCTTCACCCTGCTGGcgctggccccgcccgccgccggcCGCCATCACCGGGCCTACGCGGCGTGCGGGACCGCCGTCGCCCTCGTCGACCTGACGGAGGGGAGGCTGCtggagaggaggcggagcctccacctcag GGAAATCACGAGCATGGtgcactgccctctgctggattGTCTGGTCACTGCATCAAGAGACACTTCCATCCGAGTGTGGGGTCCGGACTGGGCTCTGCTCATAGCCTTCGTCAGCCACACAG ACGTGGTGACCAGCCTGACCTCCTGCCCTCTGTCCGGCCTGATCATTTCGGCGTCTCTGGACGGGACGCTGCGGTGCTGGAGCTTGGAGGAGGGGGACCAGGTCCAGATGGTGCACGTGGAAGGAGGGGCTCCCCctttggggctgggggggccgggggccggcgGCACCTTCTACTCCTTCTCTGAGCGGGGCGTGGACTTCTGGGGCATGAACAGCCTGTGCCACCTGCACTGCAGGCTGGGCGCGGACGGGCACCACAGCGGGCACCGCGGCGGCCCCCTGCGCCAGGTCGtggtgcccccctcccccccgcccttcccGCCCCGGGCGCTGTGCGTCAGCGGCGGCGGGAGCCTGGCGCTggtcgccgtggaaacggggGCGGTGCTCAGCTCCTTCgccccgggggcggggcggagggtgaggggggcggaCTACTGCCCGCACAGGGAGACCCTGCTGGTCCTGACCGAGGAAGGGGCGGTGCTGAGGGCGAGCGCGCTGACCAATCCGGCCGCTGCCCTGGATGACTGGCGGGGGGCGTGGGAGGAGCCGTGGCCTGAGGGGAAGCATGTCGGCGGGGATGGGGACGGGCGGCAGCCCCCAAGGCCTGGCCCGGCCTCCTGCCTGGCGCTGTACAGCGCTGTGACCGACCACAAGGAGGCGCTGGAAGACTGGCAGGCGCTCCGGGGGCTGGAGGACCTGCGCGCGGTTAAACGGAGGTCACGGCTCGACGCCAGGaactg GTtcctggtgatgctgggacagGAGCGGGGGTGTGTGTCCGTGCTGAAGTGGAATTCGGGGGAGGTGCTGCACAGAGCTCCAGCGCACAGCGGGCAGAATGTCACCGCCCTGCTGGCCGACCCTGGGAATGGCTACCTGTTTTCTGCAg GGGAGGACAGGACGGTGCAGGTGTGGAAGGTTTGCCCCCTCGCTCCTGACTGTCTGAGCCCCCACCTCAGCCTCCCCTGTGGGCAGCCGCCCGTGCGCTTGACCTCCCTGGGACCCCTGCTGGCCCTGGCCTTGCAGGAGCCCCACAGTGCCACCTACTGCCTGCTTCACGTGTGCCTGGAGACCCAGAGCACCACTGAGCACCCGCCCAGCCAAGACCACCTGGACTGCATCACGG ggcttTGTGCGTGTCCTCAGTTGGGTGTGCTGGCCTCCAGTAGTCGGGACGGGACCATCCGCATTTGGGACGATGAGAACCGTCTCCTCAG aatcctccagcTGAATGCAGAGCCAGAGTGTCTGGCGTACTGCAGGCAGAGTGGGGACCTGCTGCTGGGGATCAGGGGTGACCTGTACAGGATCCCCAAAACCCAGCTGC